A single genomic interval of Bacillus smithii harbors:
- the flgL gene encoding flagellar hook-associated protein FlgL, translated as MRVTQSMLSNNMLRNLSSSYERLSKYQDQISTGKKVNRPSDDPVVVMKGISYRADLSEVQQYKRNFSEAYNWIENSDAALDNAGQALQRIRELVVEASNDTYDASQRQAISAEIKQLRDHLAEVANTKFGDKYLFNGANTTKKPVDLQNGNYPSESQPTEPVEIELSKGIYLPVNVPGEKVFGEQLFSDLKALTDDLDQGKNPASYLDQIDQHIDAINNARADLGARQNRLEMMESRVDNQEVIATKVLSDNEDVDYEKAITDLTAQESVHRAALAVGARVLQPTLMDFLT; from the coding sequence ATGCGTGTAACTCAGTCTATGCTTTCCAATAATATGCTTCGCAATCTAAGCTCCAGCTATGAGCGGCTGTCGAAATATCAGGATCAAATTTCCACAGGTAAAAAGGTCAATCGTCCGTCCGATGACCCGGTGGTGGTCATGAAAGGGATTTCTTATCGCGCGGACCTTTCAGAAGTGCAGCAATATAAACGGAATTTTTCCGAAGCGTACAATTGGATAGAAAACTCGGATGCGGCTTTAGACAATGCGGGACAAGCCTTGCAAAGAATCCGCGAACTTGTAGTTGAAGCCAGCAATGATACGTATGATGCTTCTCAAAGACAGGCCATTTCAGCGGAAATTAAACAACTTCGCGACCATTTGGCGGAGGTTGCAAATACGAAATTTGGAGATAAATATTTGTTTAACGGGGCGAATACGACCAAAAAGCCGGTAGATCTGCAGAATGGAAATTATCCGAGTGAGTCCCAGCCGACCGAGCCGGTTGAAATCGAACTTTCGAAAGGGATTTATTTGCCGGTAAACGTACCGGGAGAAAAAGTATTTGGGGAACAGTTGTTTTCGGATTTAAAGGCGCTTACTGATGATTTGGATCAAGGAAAGAACCCTGCTAGTTATTTGGATCAAATCGACCAACATATTGATGCGATCAATAATGCCCGCGCGGACCTCGGGGCTCGGCAAAACCGACTCGAAATGATGGAATCGCGTGTAGATAACCAAGAGGTCATTGCCACAAAAGTTCTTTCAGACAATGAGGATGTGGACTACGAGAAAGCCATTACGGATTTAACGGCTCAGGAAAGCGTTCACCGCGCGGCATTAGCTGTAGGTGCTAGAGTTCTTCAGCCAACTTTAATGGACTTTTTGACGTAA
- a CDS encoding DUF6470 family protein, with product MEFPQIRIQSQKAQISIATTPPKQTIEQPPAQLDLKQAKAELHIERIRGGLTIDQTKAWESMDLKPISKRIEEAAEIGYQDWLEGIARRAEDGRELMEIEHKGNPLAEQAKRNSEPPEHQFNIGFIPPYFSVKLHYEPDRLKIDWDLHKAENHTKAQKPIIDYRPGNVSIQMAQYPALKIDFVHLKYKGIHYEQEI from the coding sequence GTGGAATTTCCGCAAATTCGAATTCAGTCGCAAAAAGCACAAATTTCCATTGCCACGACTCCTCCTAAACAAACGATTGAACAGCCTCCTGCCCAGCTGGATCTGAAGCAGGCGAAAGCTGAACTTCACATTGAACGGATAAGAGGCGGTTTAACCATTGATCAAACGAAAGCATGGGAATCGATGGATTTGAAGCCCATTTCCAAACGAATAGAAGAAGCTGCCGAAATCGGGTACCAGGACTGGCTTGAAGGGATTGCAAGACGTGCGGAAGATGGACGTGAACTGATGGAAATTGAACATAAAGGCAATCCGCTGGCCGAACAAGCGAAGCGCAACAGTGAGCCCCCTGAGCACCAATTTAACATCGGTTTTATTCCGCCTTATTTCAGTGTAAAACTTCATTATGAACCCGATCGATTAAAAATCGATTGGGATTTGCATAAGGCAGAAAATCATACAAAAGCGCAAAAACCGATCATAGATTATCGACCTGGAAATGTTTCCATCCAGATGGCCCAGTATCCGGCACTGAAAATTGATTTTGTCCATTTAAAATACAAAGGAATCCACTACGAACAAGAAATCTAG
- the fliW gene encoding flagellar assembly protein FliW, with translation MIIETKYHGKMEVQKADIWRFDKGIPGFLEEKEFVLLPLPDNEVYWILQSVQTPELAFVVSDPFVFFSDYQFVLDDLTLDQLDLKKKEEVLVLVILTVKEPFQNTTANLQAPLILNKTNRKGKQVILNDGKYNVRTPLFALQRG, from the coding sequence ATGATTATTGAAACGAAGTATCATGGCAAAATGGAAGTGCAAAAAGCCGATATTTGGCGATTTGACAAAGGAATTCCAGGATTTTTGGAGGAAAAGGAATTCGTCTTGCTGCCGCTTCCAGACAATGAAGTATATTGGATTCTTCAATCGGTTCAAACGCCTGAGCTAGCGTTTGTAGTTTCCGATCCATTTGTCTTTTTTAGCGATTATCAATTTGTACTTGATGATTTGACGTTGGATCAATTGGATCTCAAAAAGAAAGAAGAAGTCCTGGTGCTGGTCATTTTAACGGTGAAAGAGCCGTTTCAAAACACGACGGCTAATCTTCAAGCTCCTCTTATTTTGAATAAGACGAACCGAAAGGGAAAACAAGTCATTTTAAATGACGGAAAATACAATGTGCGAACCCCCCTATTTGCGCTCCAGAGAGGTTGA
- the csrA gene encoding carbon storage regulator CsrA has translation MLVLTRKKGETIQIGDDIEITVLAVKGDQVKIGIQAPKHVDIHRKEVYLEIQAENAKASRGIADLFSIITPPKNE, from the coding sequence ATGCTGGTACTGACAAGAAAAAAGGGCGAGACGATCCAAATTGGTGATGATATAGAAATCACGGTCTTGGCCGTCAAAGGAGATCAAGTGAAAATCGGAATCCAAGCGCCGAAACATGTCGATATCCACAGAAAAGAAGTCTATTTGGAAATTCAAGCGGAAAACGCCAAAGCTTCGCGAGGAATTGCCGATCTATTTTCCATCATTACCCCGCCGAAAAACGAATAA